A DNA window from Prochlorococcus marinus str. GP2 contains the following coding sequences:
- the pdxA gene encoding 4-hydroxythreonine-4-phosphate dehydrogenase PdxA, giving the protein MNIKNTSEKFKIVLSVGDESGIGPEIILKALGSREIPENTDYILVGSKNNLENTYTQLKNLGLKKIANPKNLQIHNIEISSSKNESQSSYGHSSFYYLTKAIEIVKQYPNSALVTGPICKKSWALAGHNFSGQTEVIAKSCRVKNFGMLFTAKSPITGWRFNTLLATTHIALCEVPKRLNTNLIHAKLDLLKEFCLSYEKKPTLRVAGLNPHAGEEGILGNEEKDWLSNSLIAWNAKNKDIELLGPLSPDSCWNSSAKAWRQKDAEKHDGILAMYHDQGLIPMKVIALNYSVNTTIGLPFIRTSPDHGTGFDIAGKGIAQSQSMVEAIKAAVEMTKNSRLLNTH; this is encoded by the coding sequence ATGAATATAAAAAATACTAGTGAAAAATTTAAGATTGTATTAAGTGTCGGTGATGAGTCTGGTATAGGACCTGAAATAATTTTAAAAGCTCTTGGTTCTCGTGAGATACCAGAGAATACTGACTATATATTAGTTGGGTCAAAAAATAATCTAGAGAATACATATACACAACTTAAAAATCTAGGATTGAAAAAAATCGCAAACCCAAAAAATTTACAAATTCACAATATCGAAATTTCTTCATCTAAAAATGAATCTCAATCAAGTTATGGACATTCAAGTTTTTATTACCTAACAAAAGCAATTGAAATTGTAAAACAATATCCTAATTCAGCACTTGTGACTGGCCCAATTTGCAAAAAATCATGGGCACTTGCTGGCCATAACTTTTCTGGGCAAACAGAAGTAATAGCAAAATCATGCAGAGTAAAAAATTTCGGTATGTTATTCACAGCTAAATCACCAATAACAGGTTGGAGATTTAATACATTACTAGCTACAACTCACATAGCACTTTGTGAAGTACCAAAAAGACTAAATACAAATTTAATCCACGCCAAATTAGATCTTTTAAAAGAATTTTGTCTCTCGTATGAAAAGAAACCTACTTTAAGAGTTGCTGGATTAAACCCTCATGCTGGCGAAGAAGGTATTTTGGGAAATGAAGAAAAAGATTGGCTTAGTAATTCTTTGATTGCTTGGAATGCTAAGAATAAAGATATTGAATTATTAGGACCTTTATCACCAGATAGTTGTTGGAATTCTTCCGCAAAAGCTTGGAGACAAAAAGATGCTGAAAAACATGATGGTATTCTTGCTATGTATCATGATCAAGGTTTAATACCGATGAAGGTTATAGCTCTTAATTACTCAGTAAATACAACAATAGGTTTACCTTTCATAAGAACTTCTCCTGATCATGGAACAGGATTTGATATTGCCGGCAAAGGCATTGCTCAATCACAAAGTATGGTTGAAGCTATAAAAGCTGCCGTAGAAATGACTAAAAATTCAAGACTGCTTAACACGCATTAG